The genomic segment CATTCTCAACAGCTACGGTTTTGAGAATGTAACCACCTTCGATTCCGCATTGGAAGCGATGGAGGCTATGATCGATTCTGCCAGGAACAACAAACCCCTCCCCTCCCTTATCATGATGGATGTTGTAATGCCCGGCATAGATGGTATCGAGGCCACCAGAAAGATAAAGTCCGACCAGAAGTTTTCGGACATACCCATAATAATTATCACCGTTAAGGACGACGAAGCATCCCTTGAAAAAGCCTTTGAAGCGGGTGCGGCGGATTACGTTATCAAGCCGGTAACCAAGCTTGCTCTGCGTGCCAGGGTTCAATCCCTGCTTAAGCTGAAAAACGAGATAGACAACAGAAAGCAGAGAGAGAAAGAGCTGGAGAGCCTTACAAAAAGGCTGGAGGAGCTGAACGAAACCAAGAACCGCTTCCTCGGCACAGCCGCCCACGATCTCCGGAGCCCCCTTTCCAGTATCAGAGGCTTTTCCGAATTCCTGCTGGAAGAACTCGAAGGAAAGCTTGATGAGGACCAAACTGGAATGCTGGACATGATCCACGACACCAGCTCCAGTATGCTGAATCTTGTGAATAACCTACTCGATGTAGCAGTTATTGAGAGCGGTAAGTTCGATCTTTTCCTTGAAAAACACTCTATGGTAAAGCTCACAGAGAGCAGGCTTCAACTTTTGAGCAACCTGGCCGTACAAAAGCAGATAGCCCTGCTCACCGACCTCAAACCTGTTCCAGAGACAATGCTTGATGTTCAGCGCATGGGTCAGGTGATAGATAATCTAATAAGTAATGCAATTAAGTTTTCACCTGAGAAAAGCTCTGTTATGATAAAGATGCACGAAGAGGGCGGCTATATACATGTCAGCATCTCTGACCAGGGTGTGGGAATAAGCGATGAGGATATGCCTAAATTGTTCGGAGCGTTCCAGAAACTAGGCAGCAAACCCACCGGAGGGGAGAAAAGTACCGGCCTCGGACTCTCCATTGTCAAAAAGATTGTAACCGCCCACGGCGGCGATATAAAAGCAGACAGTAAAGAGGGCGAGGGAACAACAATGACCTTTACCCTCCCCGTAAAGGAGCAATAATGAACGCACTTCCCAGAG from the Limisalsivibrio acetivorans genome contains:
- a CDS encoding hybrid sensor histidine kinase/response regulator translates to MPNSKKLIYIIDDSSSYRTLLKAILNSYGFENVTTFDSALEAMEAMIDSARNNKPLPSLIMMDVVMPGIDGIEATRKIKSDQKFSDIPIIIITVKDDEASLEKAFEAGAADYVIKPVTKLALRARVQSLLKLKNEIDNRKQREKELESLTKRLEELNETKNRFLGTAAHDLRSPLSSIRGFSEFLLEELEGKLDEDQTGMLDMIHDTSSSMLNLVNNLLDVAVIESGKFDLFLEKHSMVKLTESRLQLLSNLAVQKQIALLTDLKPVPETMLDVQRMGQVIDNLISNAIKFSPEKSSVMIKMHEEGGYIHVSISDQGVGISDEDMPKLFGAFQKLGSKPTGGEKSTGLGLSIVKKIVTAHGGDIKADSKEGEGTTMTFTLPVKEQ